The Flavobacterium galactosidilyticum nucleotide sequence TGCTTGCACAACTGGAGAATCAGTATCTATTAATTGTAAAATAGGCAGTCCAAAAGCAGCTGTTTTTCCAGTACCTGTTTTTGCAAGTCCCACTAAATCGGTCTTGTTTTCCAGAAGTAAAGGAATTGTCTTTTGTTGGATTTCTGTGGGTACAGTAATCTTCAATTCGCTAAGTGCTTTAAGTAAAGCGGTCGAAATTCCTAAATCAGTGAATTGTTTTGACATGTTTTTTGGATGTGTTATTTTATAAAAAATAGTTGTTTGTAACCGTAAATACTAGCCCCGATTGAAATGGAAATCCCACGCTTTTGGGCGTGGATTGCAATGGAAAGCGGGAAAGAGCTCCTAATAAAAATTAATCTTCATCAGGTTCGTTCATAATCTTCTCACGGTATTTTTTTCCTGTTAACAATACTAATTTTAATTTGTAATCGTCAACAAGCCATTCGCGGTAGTTTTTACTGCATTGACTCAAACATTTTGAATAGCGCTTAATACGGCAATCAATATCATCTTCAAGTAATTTTCCTAATGCTTTTGCCTCTTGCAAGGTTTCAGAATTATCGACACACATGGCAGCGTGTTGCTCTAATGATTTATCAAGCACTTCTTTAGAACGTAAGTTTTGTTTGATGATCAGTTTATGTTCTTCATCGACATCAAAACTAACGTCAGCTGTTTTGCTGAATTTAGCACGCAATTCTGGAGGCATACTGTATTTAAAATACAACTCAATTTCCGTATCGTCACGTAAGTTTTCTAAGTAAAATTCAGGCGATTTAAAGATATGTTGCCAGTTAACAGGCTCACTCCACAACCCAAAACGAGCTGCATTGTTCCCTAAATCGATCACGCTAAAGTTATCTTTATTTGGTAATTTACGAGAACCACGACCGATCATTTGGTAGTATAAAGTCAATGATTTTGTCGCTCTATTTAATATAATAGTCTCCACAGTAGGCTCATCAAAACCAGTGGTAAGAATCCCAACGGAGGTTAATATAGCGTCTGGCGTATGCTTGAACCAATGTAAAATTTCTTTACGTTCTTCAGTGCTACTGGTGTTATCCAAATGGCGAATTTCATAACCTGCTTCTCTAAACGTTTCATAAACATACAAAGAGGTGTTGATGCCGTTATTGAAAATTAAGGTTTTCTTGCCTAAAGACTTCTCCGTATAGGCATGCAATAATTTCTCTTGCATAGCCATATTAGTATATAAATCATCTGATGATTTTACGGTGTAATCTCCGTTGATACCTACTTTCAGCGATGTTAAACCAACGTCATAGCTGTAGGTTACGGCTTTCGCCAAAAAGCCTTTGTCGATCAATGAGCTAATAGTATCTCCTACAATTAACTCATCGTAACTTTCGTGCATTGGCAATTTAATATTCGAACTCAGCGGCGTGGCTGTAACCCCTAATATAAAGGCGTTTTTGAAAGAGCTTAATAATTTTCTGAAAGAGTTGTAATGCGCCTCATCGATAATTACTAAACCGATGTTGTCTAAATGCAATTTTTCATCATTGATTCGGTTTTTCAAAGTTTCTACCATGGCAACAAAACAAGAGTAATCGTTTTGGTCTGGAAGTTCTTTTACTTTACTGTTGATGATTTTATTTTTTACATCAAAACCCTTCAACATTTTTGAGGTTTGCTTACAAAGCTCAATTCTGTGAGTTAATACAACTACTTTTTTATCGTGTTTTGATAAATAGCGGCGAACGATTTCTGAGAAAACTACTGTTTTCCCTCCACCTGTTGGTAATTGATATAATAAATGATGTTGACTGGGTCCATTATCGATTCGTTCAAAGATGGCATCTATATCTCCTTTCTGGTAAGCATAGAGTTCTTTTTTGTCTTCGATTTCAATTTCTAAAGTGTTTTGCGACATTTCTTGTTATTGGATTTTTGCAAAAATACGCCTAAAAAACAGTTTAATTGTCACATTTAAGTAAAAATATTGAGTCGTCCTTAAATAATATTGATTTATAGATCACTAAATATTAGCAGAAAAACATAAGATTGTTTTTTTAACCATATAAGACATGTTAAGTTTTGAGTTTAATCTTAGTTCTTGTAAATAAAAAGGTTCAGCAGATGGTAATCGTTTATTTTTAAGTCTTTTATAGTTCGTAAAAGCAGCTAAAAAACAAACTATTTGCAGTCTTTACATCTCGTTATTGCTTCTGTAAAAACTCTCCAAAGATTGATAGGACTTAAACTGTGTAAATCAATTTAATCTGTGACTAATTTTCACTTTTTTTCGCAATTAAACTTTGCAATTCTTCAGTCCTACTTGTTTTTTATAGTAATTACTTAATATTCAAATCGCTCGATTATAGCGTTAAATTCTGTTTCATTATACCATTTTTGGACAATAGTCTCCTTGTGAATGGCTAGAATTCTTGTTTTAAATTCAGATAGAATTCCGTTAGCGATCAAAAAAACAACTACTTGCTCAAAGGAGTTGAACATACTTTTGAAAAACAAATCGTTCTTAATCAGATTTTCAGAGGAAAACGTTTGGGCAATTTCA carries:
- a CDS encoding DEAD/DEAH box helicase → MSQNTLEIEIEDKKELYAYQKGDIDAIFERIDNGPSQHHLLYQLPTGGGKTVVFSEIVRRYLSKHDKKVVVLTHRIELCKQTSKMLKGFDVKNKIINSKVKELPDQNDYSCFVAMVETLKNRINDEKLHLDNIGLVIIDEAHYNSFRKLLSSFKNAFILGVTATPLSSNIKLPMHESYDELIVGDTISSLIDKGFLAKAVTYSYDVGLTSLKVGINGDYTVKSSDDLYTNMAMQEKLLHAYTEKSLGKKTLIFNNGINTSLYVYETFREAGYEIRHLDNTSSTEERKEILHWFKHTPDAILTSVGILTTGFDEPTVETIILNRATKSLTLYYQMIGRGSRKLPNKDNFSVIDLGNNAARFGLWSEPVNWQHIFKSPEFYLENLRDDTEIELYFKYSMPPELRAKFSKTADVSFDVDEEHKLIIKQNLRSKEVLDKSLEQHAAMCVDNSETLQEAKALGKLLEDDIDCRIKRYSKCLSQCSKNYREWLVDDYKLKLVLLTGKKYREKIMNEPDED